In Pan paniscus chromosome 13, NHGRI_mPanPan1-v2.0_pri, whole genome shotgun sequence, one DNA window encodes the following:
- the KLHL41 gene encoding kelch-like protein 41, whose amino-acid sequence MDSQRELAEELRLYQSTLLQDGLKDLLDEKKFIDCTLKAGDKSLPCHRLILSACSPYFREYFLSEIDEAKKKEVVLDNVDPAILDLIIKYLYSASIDLNDGNVQDIFALASRFQIPSVFTVCVSYLQKRLAPGNCLAILRLGLLLDCPRLAISAREFVSDRFVQICKEEDFMQLSPQELISVISNDSLNVEKEEAVFEAVMKWVRTDKENRVKNLSEVFDCIRFRLMTEKYFKDHVEKDDIIKSNPDLQKKIKVLKDAFAGKLPEPSKNAAKTGAGEVNGDVGDEDLLPGYLNDIPRHGMFVKDLILLVNDTAAVAYDPTENECYLTALAEQIPRNHSSIVTQQNQIYVVGGLYVDEENKDQPLQSYFFQLDSIASEWVGLPPLPSARCLFGLGEVDDKIYVVAGKDLQTEASLDSVLCYDPVAAKWNEVKKLPIKVYGHNVISHKGMIYCLGGKTDDKKCTNRVFIFNPKKGDWKDLAPMKIPRSMFGVAVHKGKIVIAGGVTEDGLSASVEAFDLTTNKWDVMTEFPQERSSISLVSLAGSLYAIGGFAMIQLESKEFAPTEVNDIWKYEDDKKEWAGMLKEIRYASGASCLATRLNLFKLSKL is encoded by the exons ATGGATTCCCAGCGGGAACTTGCAGAGGAACTGCGGCTTTACCAATCCACCCTTCTTCAGGATGGTCTAAAAGATCTCCTGGATGAGAAAAAATTCATCGATTGCACCCTAAAAGCAGGTGACAAAAGTCTTCCTTGCCACAGATTGATTTTGTCAGCTTGTAGTCCTTACTTCCGTGAGTACTTTTTATCTGAAATTGATGAGGCGAAAAAAAAGGAGGTAGTGCTAGACAATGTGGATCCTGCTATACTTGATTTAATCATCAAATACCTGTACTCTGCCAGTATTGATCTCAATGACGGAAATGTGCAAGATATTTTTGCATTGGCCAGCCGCTTTCAGATCCCCTCAGTGTTTACTGTCTGCGTTTCTTATCTTCAGAAAAGACTTGCTCCTGGTAACTGTCTAGCCATCCTAAGATTAGGACTTCTTCTTGACTGCCCGAGACTCGCCATTTCTGCCCGTGAATTTGTGTCTGATCGCTTTGTACAGATTTGTAAGGAAGAGGACTTTATGCAACTGTCTCCACAGGAACTGATCTCAGTCATTTCAAATGACAGCCTAAATgtagaaaaagaagaagcagTATTTGAGGCAGTGATGAAATGGGTGCGAACAGACAAGGAAAACAGGGTTAAAAACCTTAGTGAAGTGTTTGATTGTATCCGTTTTCGCCTtatgacagaaaaatattttaaggatcaTGTTGAGAAAGATGATATAATTAAAAGCAACCCAGACctccagaaaaaaatcaaagttctAAAAGATGCTTTCGCAGGCAAACTCCCAGAACCTAGCAAAAATGCCGCGAAGACTGGGGCTGGTGAGGTGAATGGTGATGTTGGTGATGAAGATTTACTTCCTGGTTACCTGAATGACATTCCCAGGCATGGAATGTTTGTAAAAGACCTCATCCTCTTGGTTAATGACACAGCAGCAGTGGCTTATGACCCCACGGAAAATGAATGCTACCTTACTGCACTGGCTGAGCAGATTCCCAGAAATCATTCCAGCATTGTTACCCAGCAAAATCAGATATATGTGGTAGGAGGACTATATgtggatgaagaaaataaggATCAACCTCTACAGTCATACTTCTTCCAG CTCGATAGCATAGCATCTGAATGGGTTGGACTTCCACCTCTGCCTTCAGCCAGGTGTCTCTTCGGTCTGGGAGAGGTGGATGATAAAATCTATGTAGTTGCAGGCAAAGACCTTCAAACAGAGGCTTCGCTGGATTCAGTATTATGCTATGATCCTGT GGCTGCAAAATGGAACGAAGTAAAAAAACTCCCTATCAAAGTCTATGGCCATAATGTGATTTCACATAAAGGGATGATATATTGTCTAGGAGGAAAGACAGATGACAA AAAATGTACAAACAGGGTGTTTATCTTCAACCCCAAAAAAGGAGATTGGAAAGATCTGGCTCCAATGAAAATTCCTCGTTCCATGTTTGGAGTAGCAGTCCATAAAGGCAAAATTGTGATTGCAGGAGGTGTCACTGAAGATGGTCTTTCAGCTTCAGTTGAAGCTTTTGACCTTACAACAAATAA ATGGGATGTAATGACCGAATTTCCCCAAGAAAGAAGCTCCATCAGTTTGGTCAGCCTGGCTGGATCTCTGTATGCAATTGGTGGTTTTGCTATGATTCAACTGGAGTCTAAAGAATTTGCACCCACTGAAGTCAATGACATATGGAA GTATGAAGATGATAAAAAAGAATGGGCTGGGATGTTGAAGGAAATACGTTATGCTTCAGGAGCTAGTTGCCTAGCAACACGTTTAAATCTCTTCAAACTGTCTAAACTGTGA